A window of Nodosilinea sp. PGN35 genomic DNA:
TGGGAGGTGATGGTGCGCCAGGCGGGCCACGGCGGGGTCATGACGATTCCGGTCAGCGCGGCGATGGCCGATGGTGCGCCGCCTGGGGAGCCGGATGAAGCCTCTGACAGCCCGGCGAGGGCAGAGGGTACAGAGTTGGAGCCCAATTCGGGGCCCAATTCTGTAATCTCTCCAAGGACTAGCCTGTCTCCGGTACAGCGGGGTATTACCATTGGCTCTGTAATTTGGGGCTTTGTCGGCACCGCTCTCTTTTTCGCCCGAGGCAAGCGCTAGTGCACATTCCCGACGGAATTTTATCGGCCCAGGTCTGTGCGGCGGGGTATGCTGTCACCGGCCTGGCGACCTGGTATTCCCTGCGGCAGATCAATCGCCAGCCCAACCCAACAGCGGCGGTGCCCAAGGCGTCGCTGCTGACGGCGGCTTTTTTTGTGGCCTCATCTATTTATATTCCGGTGCCGCCCGCCAGCGTGCACCTGATCCTCAACGGGCTGCTGGGGGTAGTGCTGGGCTACTTTGCTTTTCCGGCGATTTTGATTGGCCTGTTTTTTCAGGCGCTGGTGATTGGCCACGGCGGCATCACTACCCTAGGGGTGAATGCGGCGATGATGGGTATCCCGGCGCTGCTGGCCTACCACATCTTTCAGCGGCGCAACTCGTTGGGTAAGTTTCTGGGGGAGCCGACTCGCACCGGCCTGTTTGCCTTTTTGGGAGGCGCGCTGGGGCTCGGGGTAGCGGCGCTGATTTTTTTGGCGCTGATTATTTTGAATATTCCCGCCCAGCTCGACGGGGAGGCCGAGCGGGCGGCGGTGCTGACCCTGTCGATTGCCCACATACCGCTGGCGATGGTTGAAGGCGTTTTTACCACCATGCTGGTGCTGTTTTTGCGCCGGGTGAAGCCCGAGATTTTGGAGGGTTAAACCCTATGGGAGCCGCTGGCCTTGATACCTACGTTCACCGCGACTCGGTGATCCACCGCTGGTCGCCCCGGCTTAAGCTGATCAGCTTAGTGGTGCTGATGTTTGCCTTTGCTACGGTGCGTCAGCTGGCTCTAGTGCCCTGGATGCTGGGCCTGGCGGCGTCACTCTACGGCCTGTCGGGGCTGCCGGTGGTTTTTTTGCGGCAGCGGCTGAGCTATCCGGGGCTGTTTATCTTGGCGCTGGTGGTGCTGCTGCCGCTGACGGTAGGGGATACGGTGCTGGGGGAGTGGGGCTGGCTGACTCTGCGCCAGGAGGGGCTGGTGGCCACGCTGCTGATCGTGGGGCGGTTTTTGTCGATTTTGACCCTGGGATTTATTTTGCTGGGTACGACGCCGTTTTTGACCCTGCTGCACGCCATGCGATCGCTCGGTCTGCCCACCATTCTGGCCGATATGACCCTGCTGTCGTACCGCTACCTGTTTGAGATTGCCGCCATGCTGACGACGATGCAGCAGGCCATGGGGCTGCGGGGCTTTGGCCACAAGCGCCAGCGCTGGCTGCACATCAACCGCCAGACCATGGAGCAGTTGGCCATGCTGGCCGGCAATTTGCTCATTCGCAGCTACGAACAGTCAGACCGGGTCTACCGGGCAATGCGGCTGCGGGGCTACGGCTACGGCGCAAGGTCAGCCGTGGGGCAGAGGGCGACGGCCCAGCCCAACACCCTAAGCTGGGGATTGACCGGAGTCGTGCTGGCCGCAGCGGTAGCATTAGTTATTGCTGAAGGAATATTGCGCCAGGGATGGATGTGCCAAGCATGGATGTGCCAATGATGGATTCGGTCTCGACCGGTTTTGCCCCCCGATCGCTGGCTCCAGAGACCCAGCCAGCGGCGATCGCAGCCCAAAGGCTCTCCTTTGGCTACCCCGACCAGCCCGACGTGTTGGACAATATCTCGCTGACGGTGCAGGCGGGCGATCGCGTCGGCATCATCGGCCACAACGGCTGCGGCAAAACCACCCTGTTCATGCTGCTCTGCGGGGTGCTCGCCCCCGCCGCCGGGAATATCCAGCTATTTGGCGAACCCCTCAAGCCCGGCCAGTTTCGCCCCGAAGTTGGCCTGCTCTTCCAGGATCCCGACGACCAGCTGTTCTCGGCTTCGGTGCGCGACGACATTGCCTTTGGCCCCCAAAACATGGGCTTTGCCCCCGCCGAGGTCGCCGCCCGCGTCGCCCAGGCCGCCGAGACGGCGGGCATCACTCACCTGCTCGATCGCCCGCCCCACCACCTCTCCGGCGGCGAAAAGCAAATGGTGGCGATCGCCGGACTCCTCGCCATGACCCCCCAGATCATCCTCTACGACGAACCCACCGCCAGCCTCGACCTCCGCACCCGCCGCCGCCTGATCCGCTTCCTGCAGGCCTCCACCGAAACCGTGCTGATCTCCTCCCACGACCTGGAGTTTGTGCTAGAAGTGTGCGATCGCGTCATTCTCATCGACGAAGGCCGCATCATCGCCGACGGCTGCCCAAAGGCGATCATGGGCGACCAGGCGCTCATGGAAAAGCACGGCCTAGAGAAGCCCCACTCGCTGATTCCCCATGGGGAGCGGCATCATGGGGTATAGGGGGAGAGTTTTGAGTTTTGAGTTGCGGTTGAGAGGGTGGGGGAGATGGGGGCGGTGGGGGAGGTGCAGGGGTGAGTGTTGCCTACAGGCCCATTTGCAGAACATAGGTTTAAACCGATGATCGGTCAGTCCTTTCCGTGAGGTGAAGGACGGCGGAACGTCCTTCTCGTAGGCCGCAGGACGCGCGGAGCGGGGGGTCTGGGGCCTGCGAAATGGCCCCAGCGGCAGGTTTGGCTTTTGACACCCAGCTGTGCGCCGCCCTAGATTGGCATCACAGCCCCAGATGGCATCACAAAAAGCGTGCCTGAATCCGGCTGTACGGCGTGGACGATACCTACAGTAGAGCCCAGTAGAGCGGCAAAGGCGGGAAACACCCCATAGGCGAACGCCCTTCGACCCTACAAAACGTTTGCAGTGTAAGGCTCAAACAGAGAACAATCGCCCTTCTTCACCGTAATCACCGTCTTCACCCCGCCCCGCCGGGTGTAGTCGCCAATCACCCGCAGGCCGCGCGGCTGTAGCTCCTCCCACAGGCGATCGGCGACCGCATTGGCCACCATCTCATGGCTCACCCGCTGGTCGCGAAAGCTATTGATGTAGAGCTTAAACGCCTTCAGCTCTACCACCCACGGGCCTGGGCAATAGTCCACCACCACCGTGCCAAAATCCGGATACCCCGATCGCGGGCACAGCGCCGTAAACTCCGGGTGCTCAAGGTGAATGGTATAGCAGTTCTCCGAGGGGTTAGGCCACTTCTCCAGCGGCTCTAGGGCAGCCTGGTGAATAGCGCGATCGCCGTACTGAGCAGTCGAAGCTGAAGCGGTGGTCATGGGTCAGCGAAAGAGGGGACAAAGGGAAAAGCGGGAAGCGGCGGCTGAGATAGCCAACCGGGCTAGCCCAATTTGCCCGCTGGTAAAACGGCGGCAGCACAACCCGGCTCATCTCCTTGGTAATGTAGCGTTTTTTAAGGTTTCTTAACCTGGGCAGCGGCGATCGATCACTCTAAGATGCAGTGCGGCGGCAAAAGTTCCCGCCCGGCAGCTTAACCAAAGTTATTCCAATCGCTTAACCAAAGCTTCATATTTCTTGCTTAACACCCCTGGCCCTGCTCCAAATCCTCATGGTAAGTTCACCAAGCGTTGGCGGTAGTGCTTGTAGCACACTTGTAATACGCCCCCGACCCACCTGTAGACGCTTTTCTAGGAGAGAAACCATGACGTTTTACCGTAAGCTTGCCCTCACCGCCGGTAGTTTGACCCTCGTTG
This region includes:
- a CDS encoding carboxypeptidase-like regulatory domain-containing protein, with product MNVRLSLVLGLGLVGWGLPVLAHGVVLEHRQVGSVEVVAQYETGEPMANAQVVVYAPDNPTEAWQQGTTDDQGRFSFVPDETLPGSWEVMVRQAGHGGVMTIPVSAAMADGAPPGEPDEASDSPARAEGTELEPNSGPNSVISPRTSLSPVQRGITIGSVIWGFVGTALFFARGKR
- the cbiM gene encoding cobalt transporter CbiM, with translation MHIPDGILSAQVCAAGYAVTGLATWYSLRQINRQPNPTAAVPKASLLTAAFFVASSIYIPVPPASVHLILNGLLGVVLGYFAFPAILIGLFFQALVIGHGGITTLGVNAAMMGIPALLAYHIFQRRNSLGKFLGEPTRTGLFAFLGGALGLGVAALIFLALIILNIPAQLDGEAERAAVLTLSIAHIPLAMVEGVFTTMLVLFLRRVKPEILEG
- the cbiQ gene encoding cobalt ECF transporter T component CbiQ, with protein sequence MGAAGLDTYVHRDSVIHRWSPRLKLISLVVLMFAFATVRQLALVPWMLGLAASLYGLSGLPVVFLRQRLSYPGLFILALVVLLPLTVGDTVLGEWGWLTLRQEGLVATLLIVGRFLSILTLGFILLGTTPFLTLLHAMRSLGLPTILADMTLLSYRYLFEIAAMLTTMQQAMGLRGFGHKRQRWLHINRQTMEQLAMLAGNLLIRSYEQSDRVYRAMRLRGYGYGARSAVGQRATAQPNTLSWGLTGVVLAAAVALVIAEGILRQGWMCQAWMCQ
- a CDS encoding energy-coupling factor ABC transporter ATP-binding protein; translation: MDSVSTGFAPRSLAPETQPAAIAAQRLSFGYPDQPDVLDNISLTVQAGDRVGIIGHNGCGKTTLFMLLCGVLAPAAGNIQLFGEPLKPGQFRPEVGLLFQDPDDQLFSASVRDDIAFGPQNMGFAPAEVAARVAQAAETAGITHLLDRPPHHLSGGEKQMVAIAGLLAMTPQIILYDEPTASLDLRTRRRLIRFLQASTETVLISSHDLEFVLEVCDRVILIDEGRIIADGCPKAIMGDQALMEKHGLEKPHSLIPHGERHHGV
- the queF gene encoding preQ(1) synthase, whose translation is MTTASASTAQYGDRAIHQAALEPLEKWPNPSENCYTIHLEHPEFTALCPRSGYPDFGTVVVDYCPGPWVVELKAFKLYINSFRDQRVSHEMVANAVADRLWEELQPRGLRVIGDYTRRGGVKTVITVKKGDCSLFEPYTANVL